From a single Vitis vinifera cultivar Pinot Noir 40024 chromosome 18, ASM3070453v1 genomic region:
- the LOC100257449 gene encoding putative receptor protein kinase ZmPK1, producing MDAPVLLLLLTLLLSSPLPSSTLDSLSQGSSLSVGKPEQVLISQSGIFSAGFYPVGDNAYCLAIWFTKPSYDGKHTAVWMANRNQPVNGNFSKLSLLESGDLILTDAGRFIVWTIKRVGISPVQLHLFNTGNLVLRTSDGVIQWQSFDSPTDTLLPHQPLTRNTRLVSSRTKTNFFSGFYKLYFDNNNVLSLVFDGRDASSIYWPPSWLVSWQAGRSAYNSSRTALLDNFGYFSSSDDFKFQSSDFGERVQRRLTLDIDGNLRLYSFEERRNKWVVTWQAITLQCNIHGICGPNSICTYVPGSGSGRRCSCIPGYEMKNRTDRTYGCIPKFNLSCDSQKVGFLLLPHVEFYGYDYGYYPNYTLQMCEKLCLEICGCIGYQYSYNSDVYKCYPKRLLLNGYRSPSFVGHIYLKLPKASLLSYEKPVKEFMLDCSGNRSEQLVRSYAKAHENEVLKFILWFACAIGAVEMVCICMVWCFLMKAQQNTSTDPPGYILAATGFRKFTYTELKKATRGFSEEIGRGGGGVVYKGVLSDHRVAAIKQLSGANQGESEFLAEVSTIGRLNHMNLIEMWGYCFEGKHRLLVYEYMEHGSLAQNLTSNTLDWQKRFDIAVGTAKGLAYLHEECLEWVLHCDVKPQNILLDVNYQPKVADFGLSKLQNRGEINNSRLSRIRGTRGYMAPEWVLNLPITSKVDVYSYGIVVLEMVTGRRSASMAIHGTDGIGERQSLVAWVKGKMNGATAVASWMKEILDPSMEGEYDMGEMEILVAVALQCVELDKDERPTMSQVVETLLRPERGNNHHY from the coding sequence ATGGATGCGCCAGTTCTTTTGCTTCTTCTCACTCTGCTTCTATCTTCTCCACTTCCATCGTCCACCCTCGACAGTTTGAGTCAAGGCTCATCCCTCTCAGTTGGAAAGCCTGAACAAGTTTTGATTTCACAAAGTGGAATCTTCTCAGCTGGCTTCTACCCCGTCGGTGATAATGCTTATTGTCTTGCCATATGGTTCACCAAACCATCCTACGACGGCAAACATACCGCTGTTTGGATGGCAAACCGAAACCAACCAGTTAATGGGAATTTCTCAAAGCTTTCGCTGCTAGAAAGTGGTGATCTTATCTTAACAGATGCTGGGCGGTTCATAGTTTGGACCATAAAGAGGGTTGGGATTTCTCCGGTGCAATTACACCTCTTCAACACTGGTAACCTTGTGCTGCGTACCTCGGATGGTGTTATTCAATGGCAAAGTTTCGATTCACCAACAGATACCCTTCTCCCTCACCAACCACTCACCAGAAATACGagactcgtctcttcaagaacCAAAACCAACTTTTTCTCAGGGTTTTATAAGCTCTATTTTGACAACAATAACGTCCTCAGTCTTGTCTTCGATGGGCGGGACGCTTCAAGCATTTACTGGCCCCCATCGTGGCTTGTAAGCTGGCAGGCGGGAAGATCGGCATACAACAGCAGCAGAACTGCATTACTAGATAACTTTGGCTATTTTTCTTCATCCGACGATTTTAAGTTTCAGTCCTCGGATTTTGGTGAGAGAGTCCAAAGAAGATTGACCCTGGATATTGATGGCAACTTACGATTATACAGTTTTGAGGAAAGGAGAAATAAGTGGGTTGTTACTTGGCAAGCCATCACGCTACAATGCAACATTCATGGAATATGCGGACCCAACAGTATTTGTACCTATGTGCCTGGTTCTGGGAGTGGAAGGAGATGCTCTTGCATACCTGGATATGAGATGAAAAATCGCACTGACCGAACTTATGGATGCATACCTAAATTCAATCTTTCTTGCGACTCACAGAAGGTTGGTTTCCTCCTACTCCCACACGTTGAGTTCTACGGCTATGATTATGGCTATTACCCCAATTACACCTTACAGATGTGTGAAAAACTGTGCTTGGAAATATGTGGCTGCATAGGATATCAATACAGCTATAATTCGGATGTTTATAAATGTTATCCTAAGCGGCTGTTGCTCAACGGATACCGCTCGCCTAGTTTTGTAGGACATATATACCTAAAATTGCCTAAAGCTAGTCTTCTTTCCTATGAAAAACCGGTTAAGGAATTCATGTTAGATTGCTCTGGCAACCGCTCAGAGCAGCTAGTAAGATCTTATGCAAAAGCCCACGAAAATGAAGTGTTAAAGTTCATCCTCTGGTTTGCGTGCGCAATTGGAGCAGTTGAGATGGTTTGCATTTGTATGGTGTGGTGTTTCTTGATGAAGGCCCAGCAAAACACCAGTACAGATCCGCCAGGCTACATTTTAGCTGCCACGGGATTCAGAAAATTCACCTATACTGAGCTGAAGAAAGCAACACGGGGTTTCAGTGAGGAGATTGGCAGAGGAGGAGGTGGGGTTGTATACAAAGGTGTCTTATCAGACCACCGAGTGGCAGCCATCAAGCAGCTCAGTGGAGCTAACCAAGGAGAATCTGAATTCTTGGCAGAAGTAAGTACCATTGGGAGGCTTAACCACATGAACTTGATAGAGATGTGGGGTTATTGCTTTGAGGGGAAGCACAGGCTCTTGGTTTATGAATACATGGAGCATGGATCACTAGCACAAAACCTCACTTCCAATACACTTGATTGGCAGAAGAGGTTCGACATTGCGGTGGGCACAGCAAAAGGCCTGGCTTATTTACACGAAGAGTGCTTGGAGTGGGTTCTACACTGCGATGTGAAGCCTCAAAACATACTCCTAGACGTTAATTATCAGCCAAAGGTGGCAGACTTCGGCCTGTCAAAGTTACAGAACAGAGGAGAAATCAACAATTCGAGATTGTCGAGGATCAGAGGAACAAGAGGTTACATGGCTCCAGAATGGGTTTTGAACCTCCCCATCACCTCCAAAGTAGACGTTTATAGCTATGGTATTGTGGTTCTGGAGATGGTTACCGGCCGAAGGAGTGCTTCAATGGCCATCCACGGTACAGATGGCATAGGGGAACGTCAGAGTTTGGTGGCATGGGTGAAAGGGAAGATGAATGGAGCAACTGCGGTTGCTTCGTGGATGAAAGAAATCCTAGACCCGTCGATGGAAGGCGAATATGACATGGGTGAGATGGAAATTCTAGTAGCAGTGGCTTTGCAATGTGTGGAATTGGACAAGGATGAAAGACCCACCATGAGTCAGGTGGTCGAGACGCTTCTCCGCCCCGAACGTGGAAACAATCATCACTACTAA